The following proteins come from a genomic window of Thiothrix unzii:
- a CDS encoding YhaN family protein produces MRIDRLDLRAYGAFTDKTLDLSAGAAGLHLIYGDNEAGKSTSLRAIIAWLFGIPARSPDDYLHPHAQMRVGGKLRLADGRSLDFVRRKGNKDTLLHPDTLTALDDALLLPFLPASMNEELFKKFHGLDHERLEAGGKALLSQAGDLGQVLFSAATGIASSRLILENLENNAAELFKPIGTKPKVNQAIADFKKAKTRVKELSLSVDAWKDLNKQRDSIEASIQAVDAAIQQASKEKSRLDRLNRVKGALGQRRDVLQRLQDLQEVLLLPEDFEGQYHAARDKLQQASEAQAKAAAKLTRLQQEVALLRVRDELLENEAEIIALYKELGAVDKTIIDKPRQDGQRRLLRNEADNLLKEIRPDLKLEQAAALRPLLNNKKWLAELVKRHSMLGQKREVAEAKRRAASDKYQQAQQALAQQPALTLDLSELKASIAIVSKAGNLEQRYATAQQRAKQEYLACEQALARLGKFSGGLEALLTLALPASATLDAFEKQFHAIADDLRDYARQQKDLEAEQRFAEQELLALALSEVPTLTELDTARVARQQDWLLIKQHYLDPLSTAADVALPAHYEQQVEAADHLADKLRLAADQVVKRADLEARRHSLHTRREALIAASTTLQDTRQALQQEWTALWIPLGIQVGTPAEMKEWGQKADVLLSKLQSALAQQADAVSLAQECSRLQVVLATQIAAFAPTLNVQGLTLEALLEVCTQHLQQQEAVLESQRQWQRDAGEAENLMHQAAEALKTLEAEQAVWREEWGQALADLHLTVDAHPERVTAIFEQWEAFFSKFDKSEETSRRIYGMDKVLKDFAEKVFAFADRIGVQRDGHEAATLAEKFHQDLNNAREARASLAKLKDTEKDLAEALQDATLTINAANQALEDLRTIASVASHADLAAAGEASRHKRALQQQVEKLEDELGRNGDGLSITTLEQEAAASDIDAIDAALHAVTMQLSELGKQRDTLLAQRQTVHDAIQAKDGNAAAANAAEEAEQHLTSVATGAEQYLRFACAALILKQRIEDYRKKHQTPVLLRAGELFAKLTLGAYASLRDEVVDGKPILLGVRPNNAEVWVERMSEGTRAQLYLSLRLATLEQQHSPHSEPMPLVVDDILIGFDDKRTRVGLEVLADVAQQTQVLLFTHHRRVLDLAATLYMPAGIFTHELA; encoded by the coding sequence ATGAGAATCGACCGTCTCGACTTGCGTGCTTACGGTGCATTCACCGATAAAACCTTGGATTTATCCGCTGGTGCAGCAGGCTTACACCTAATTTACGGCGACAATGAGGCGGGTAAAAGCACTTCGTTACGTGCCATTATTGCGTGGCTGTTTGGGATTCCCGCCCGTAGCCCTGATGACTATTTACACCCTCATGCGCAGATGCGGGTAGGTGGTAAACTGCGGCTTGCCGATGGGCGCAGCCTCGACTTTGTGCGCCGCAAAGGTAACAAAGATACCCTGTTACACCCTGATACCCTCACCGCATTGGATGATGCACTGTTATTGCCGTTTTTGCCCGCCAGTATGAATGAGGAGCTATTCAAGAAGTTCCACGGTCTCGACCACGAACGCCTCGAAGCAGGTGGTAAAGCCTTGCTCAGTCAAGCGGGTGATTTGGGGCAAGTGTTATTCAGTGCTGCTACGGGCATTGCCAGTTCGCGCCTGATTTTGGAGAATTTGGAAAACAATGCAGCAGAATTGTTCAAACCCATAGGGACGAAGCCCAAAGTCAACCAAGCCATTGCTGATTTCAAAAAAGCCAAAACGCGCGTTAAAGAATTGAGCTTGTCGGTAGACGCATGGAAAGACCTCAATAAGCAGCGCGATAGCATCGAAGCCAGCATTCAAGCCGTCGATGCCGCTATTCAGCAAGCCAGTAAGGAAAAAAGCCGCTTAGACCGACTCAATCGAGTAAAAGGTGCGCTGGGGCAACGCCGAGATGTCTTGCAACGGTTGCAAGACTTGCAGGAAGTGCTGCTGCTTCCCGAAGATTTTGAGGGGCAATACCATGCCGCGCGTGACAAATTGCAACAGGCGAGTGAAGCACAGGCTAAAGCTGCTGCTAAGTTGACCCGTTTGCAACAGGAAGTGGCTTTGCTCAGAGTGCGTGATGAATTGCTGGAGAATGAAGCCGAGATTATTGCACTCTACAAAGAGTTAGGGGCGGTGGATAAAACCATTATCGACAAACCGCGTCAAGATGGACAACGCCGTCTGTTGCGTAACGAAGCCGATAACTTGCTGAAAGAAATTCGCCCCGACCTCAAATTGGAGCAAGCGGCGGCACTGCGCCCTCTGTTGAATAACAAAAAGTGGCTGGCGGAATTGGTCAAACGCCATAGTATGCTAGGGCAAAAGCGTGAAGTGGCAGAAGCCAAACGCCGCGCTGCCAGCGATAAGTATCAGCAAGCTCAGCAAGCACTGGCGCAACAGCCTGCGTTAACGCTGGATTTGAGTGAGTTGAAAGCCAGCATTGCCATTGTCAGTAAAGCGGGCAACCTTGAGCAGCGTTACGCCACCGCGCAGCAACGCGCCAAGCAGGAGTATCTCGCTTGTGAGCAAGCTTTGGCTCGCTTGGGTAAGTTTTCAGGCGGTTTGGAGGCGTTGCTGACTTTGGCATTGCCCGCTTCGGCTACGTTAGATGCGTTTGAAAAACAGTTTCATGCCATTGCCGATGACTTGCGTGACTATGCCCGTCAACAAAAAGACCTTGAAGCAGAGCAACGCTTCGCCGAGCAGGAACTGCTGGCGTTAGCGTTGAGTGAAGTGCCGACCTTAACCGAACTCGATACGGCAAGGGTGGCACGGCAACAAGACTGGTTGCTGATTAAACAGCATTACCTTGACCCATTGTCCACGGCTGCGGATGTGGCACTGCCTGCTCATTACGAGCAACAGGTGGAGGCGGCTGATCATCTGGCGGACAAATTGCGTTTAGCCGCAGATCAAGTGGTGAAACGCGCTGACCTTGAGGCACGGCGGCACAGCCTGCACACCCGGCGTGAAGCGTTAATCGCTGCCAGCACCACCCTGCAAGACACACGGCAAGCCTTGCAACAGGAATGGACAGCACTTTGGATACCGTTAGGCATTCAAGTGGGTACGCCTGCGGAAATGAAGGAATGGGGGCAAAAAGCGGATGTGCTGCTGTCCAAATTACAATCTGCCCTTGCACAACAGGCGGACGCGGTAAGTCTTGCGCAAGAATGTAGCCGTTTGCAGGTCGTGTTGGCGACACAAATCGCCGCATTTGCGCCCACTTTAAATGTTCAAGGGTTGACGCTTGAAGCACTGTTGGAAGTATGCACACAGCACTTGCAGCAGCAAGAAGCGGTATTGGAATCGCAACGGCAATGGCAGCGTGACGCTGGGGAAGCGGAAAATCTGATGCACCAAGCTGCTGAAGCCTTGAAAACTCTTGAGGCAGAGCAGGCAGTTTGGCGGGAGGAATGGGGACAAGCATTGGCCGATCTGCATTTGACGGTTGATGCACACCCAGAACGTGTTACCGCTATTTTTGAGCAATGGGAAGCTTTTTTCAGCAAATTCGACAAGTCGGAAGAAACGAGTCGGCGCATTTACGGCATGGATAAAGTGCTGAAGGATTTTGCAGAAAAAGTATTTGCGTTTGCGGATAGGATTGGGGTGCAGCGGGATGGACACGAAGCGGCGACCTTGGCAGAGAAATTCCATCAAGACTTAAACAACGCCCGTGAAGCCCGCGCCAGTCTCGCAAAACTTAAGGATACCGAAAAAGACCTTGCCGAAGCCTTGCAAGACGCTACCTTGACAATTAATGCGGCGAATCAGGCTTTGGAGGATTTACGGACTATCGCAAGCGTTGCCAGCCATGCGGATTTAGCAGCAGCGGGTGAAGCGTCTCGCCATAAACGCGCTTTGCAACAACAGGTGGAAAAGCTGGAGGACGAGTTAGGGCGTAACGGCGATGGTTTAAGCATTACGACGCTGGAACAGGAAGCAGCAGCGTCGGATATTGATGCGATTGATGCAGCGTTACACGCTGTTACCATGCAACTGAGCGAGTTGGGCAAGCAACGCGATACGCTGCTGGCGCAACGCCAAACCGTGCATGATGCGATTCAGGCGAAAGACGGTAATGCTGCTGCTGCGAATGCGGCGGAGGAAGCAGAACAACACTTAACCAGCGTGGCGACGGGGGCAGAGCAGTATTTGCGGTTTGCGTGTGCGGCGTTGATCCTCAAACAGCGTATAGAGGATTACCGCAAGAAACATCAAACCCCGGTGTTATTGCGGGCAGGTGAACTATTCGCCAAGCTGACCTTGGGAGCTTATGCGAGTTTGCGGGATGAAGTGGTGGATGGTAAGCCTATTCTGCTGGGTGTGCGCCCCAATAATGCCGAGGTGTGGGTGGAACGCATGAGTGAAGGCACTCGCGCCCAGCTTTACTTGTCACTGCGTTTGGCGACCTTGGAGCAGCAGCATTCGCCGCATAGCGAGCCAATGCCGTTGGTTGTGGATGATATTCTCATCGGATTTGACGACAAACGTACCCGCGTGGGGCTTGAGGTGTTGGCGGACGTGGCGCAACAGACTCAAGTATTGCTGTTTACGCACCATCGGCGGGTGCTGGATTTGGCGGCGACGTTGTACATGCCAGCGGGGATTTTCACCCACGAATTGGCGTGA
- a CDS encoding lytic transglycosylase domain-containing protein, whose translation MKRSVIGFLLILFSIGLMPVAEAQVCVSMNADGLERKATPHLESITTYSNKYGVNAAMVKAVIAVESCYNSTAVSPKGAQGLMQLIPATAARFGVSDAFNSNQNINGGTRYLSWLMKRYDGDLYKAIAAYNAGEGAVDKYQGIPPYNETQHYVRRVLTVYNRLSGETVALPALAAGASGGRSSKAGGRVSSVFLSPFGTGKPGRAGLNTNRARAPHLYKR comes from the coding sequence ATGAAGCGTTCAGTGATAGGTTTTTTACTTATATTGTTCAGCATCGGTTTGATGCCAGTAGCTGAGGCACAAGTTTGCGTCAGCATGAATGCCGATGGACTTGAGCGCAAAGCCACGCCGCACTTGGAATCTATTACTACCTATTCCAATAAATACGGGGTTAATGCGGCGATGGTGAAAGCCGTGATTGCGGTGGAGTCCTGTTACAACAGCACGGCGGTTTCTCCCAAAGGTGCGCAAGGTTTGATGCAATTGATTCCGGCAACGGCGGCACGCTTTGGGGTGTCGGATGCGTTTAACAGCAATCAAAATATCAATGGCGGCACACGTTATTTGAGCTGGTTGATGAAGCGTTACGATGGCGATTTGTACAAAGCAATTGCGGCTTATAACGCGGGTGAGGGTGCGGTTGATAAATACCAAGGCATTCCGCCCTACAATGAAACCCAGCACTACGTGCGCCGGGTATTAACCGTTTATAACCGTTTAAGTGGCGAAACTGTGGCACTGCCTGCATTGGCAGCGGGTGCGAGTGGTGGGCGTTCGAGTAAGGCCGGGGGGCGCGTTTCCTCGGTGTTTTTGTCGCCGTTTGGGACAGGAAAACCGGGGCGAGCGGGCTTAAATACTAACCGCGCTCGCGCCCCACACCTTTACAAGCGTTAA
- the ppk1 gene encoding polyphosphate kinase 1, translated as MQEDNPPFDLANPQYYINRELSLLAFNCRVLELAQDASLSLLERLKFLCISSSNLDEFFEVRVASLKQQLSLELTSIGADALSPTAALQRIHEVTHDLVDRQYKLLNETLIPALKQERIHFVRRTHWDATQRAWLSDYFDRELMPLLSPLGLDPAHPFPNVINKSLNFIVSLNGTDAFGREIDTAIVQAPRTLPRIIRLPTAMAPSENSFVFLSSILHAFIDRLFPEMMVLGCYQFRLTRNSNMYVDEEEIDDLLQAMQGGLPQRNHGAVVRLEVSDHCPQDNIDYLLEQFQLSAADVYNVNGPVNLNRLMAICDLADRPDLRFPPFRPAPSLVEHHPDLFARIRQGDVLLHHPYQSFQSVVDFIAQAAKDPEVLAIKMTLYRTGKQSILVEHLARAARAGKEVTVVMELRARFDEEANIGLTSQLQHAGAHVVYGVVGYKTHAKLCLVVRREAGRLHRYAHLGTGNYHAGTARLYTDFGLFTANAAITEDLHKIFHMLTGLGRIHDLKHLLASPFTLHTAVIAKIQREIEHAREGKAALIQARMNSLIEPQVIEALYQASQAGVQVNLIVRGICCLRPGIPGVSTNIHMRSVMGRFLEHPRVFHFLNDGDEELYCSSADWMPRNFFRRVEVAFPILDKKLRQRIMHEAFELYLQDNTQAWELQADGAYIRREPAPDEVASTAQQQLLQLLSPSHL; from the coding sequence ATGCAGGAAGATAACCCGCCATTTGATTTGGCTAACCCACAATACTATATCAATCGTGAACTCAGTCTATTGGCTTTCAACTGCCGTGTCCTTGAGTTAGCCCAAGATGCCAGCTTGTCCTTGCTGGAGCGTTTGAAATTTTTGTGCATTTCCAGCTCCAACCTTGACGAGTTTTTCGAGGTGCGCGTTGCCAGCCTCAAACAGCAATTGAGTCTGGAACTGACCTCCATCGGCGCGGATGCGTTATCCCCCACGGCGGCTTTGCAGCGCATCCATGAAGTCACCCACGATTTGGTGGATCGTCAATACAAGCTCTTGAACGAAACCCTGATTCCCGCATTGAAACAAGAGCGCATCCACTTTGTCAGGCGCACCCATTGGGATGCTACCCAACGTGCTTGGCTGTCGGATTACTTCGACCGCGAATTGATGCCACTGCTCAGCCCGCTGGGGCTTGACCCGGCACATCCGTTCCCGAATGTGATTAACAAAAGCCTCAATTTCATTGTCAGCCTCAACGGTACGGATGCATTCGGGCGTGAAATTGACACCGCGATTGTGCAAGCACCACGCACGTTACCACGCATTATCCGCCTGCCAACGGCGATGGCTCCCAGTGAAAACAGTTTTGTGTTTTTGTCATCCATTTTACACGCCTTCATTGACCGCTTATTCCCGGAAATGATGGTGCTGGGGTGCTACCAATTCCGCCTGACCCGCAACAGTAATATGTATGTCGATGAGGAAGAAATCGACGATCTGTTACAAGCGATGCAAGGCGGCTTACCGCAACGTAATCACGGCGCGGTGGTGCGCTTGGAAGTGTCGGATCATTGCCCGCAAGACAATATCGACTACCTGCTGGAGCAATTCCAACTCAGCGCGGCGGATGTTTACAACGTTAATGGCCCGGTAAATCTGAATCGGTTAATGGCTATTTGTGATTTGGCGGATCGCCCGGATTTGCGTTTCCCGCCGTTTCGTCCTGCGCCTTCGTTGGTAGAACATCACCCGGATTTGTTTGCGCGGATTCGCCAAGGCGATGTATTGCTGCATCACCCTTACCAAAGCTTCCAATCAGTGGTCGATTTTATTGCACAAGCCGCCAAAGACCCGGAAGTCCTCGCGATTAAAATGACCTTGTACCGCACCGGTAAGCAATCCATTTTAGTGGAACACCTCGCGCGGGCAGCGCGTGCTGGCAAAGAAGTTACCGTGGTGATGGAATTGCGAGCACGATTTGATGAGGAAGCCAATATCGGCCTCACCAGTCAGTTGCAACACGCCGGAGCGCACGTGGTTTACGGGGTGGTAGGTTACAAAACGCACGCCAAACTGTGTCTGGTGGTGCGTCGCGAAGCCGGTCGCTTACACCGTTACGCGCACCTCGGCACGGGCAATTACCACGCTGGAACTGCACGGCTTTACACCGATTTCGGGTTATTCACGGCTAATGCGGCGATTACCGAAGACTTGCATAAAATCTTCCACATGCTCACCGGGTTGGGGCGCATCCACGATCTCAAGCATTTGCTGGCTTCACCGTTTACCTTGCACACCGCTGTGATTGCCAAAATTCAGCGTGAAATCGAACACGCCCGCGAAGGGAAAGCAGCCCTGATTCAGGCACGCATGAATTCTTTGATTGAACCGCAAGTCATTGAAGCACTGTATCAAGCCTCACAAGCGGGGGTGCAAGTGAATCTGATTGTGCGCGGCATTTGTTGCTTACGCCCCGGCATTCCCGGTGTGTCGACCAATATTCATATGCGTTCGGTGATGGGACGGTTTTTGGAACATCCGCGCGTGTTCCATTTCCTGAATGACGGTGATGAGGAATTATACTGTTCCAGTGCGGACTGGATGCCACGCAATTTCTTCCGGCGGGTAGAAGTCGCGTTTCCGATTTTGGATAAAAAACTGCGCCAGCGCATTATGCATGAAGCATTTGAATTGTACTTACAGGACAACACTCAAGCGTGGGAATTGCAGGCGGATGGGGCGTATATACGGCGCGAACCTGCACCAGATGAAGTAGCCTCAACAGCGCAACAACAATTGTTGCAACTGCTGAGTCCCAGCCACCTTTAA
- a CDS encoding MotA/TolQ/ExbB proton channel family protein — MFELIQSGGIMMFPLILSSIIAVAIIIERFMSLRVGKVVPAEDMERARKLASSPRLLDAQIDELRSSSLMGRVLATGLDSRELPRHIMKENVEEAGRHAVQELERYLPALSTVITISPMMGLLGTVLGMIGVFSAINTAGVGNPQQLAGGISEALITTVAGLLIAIVTLVFERYFKARVDGYVTTMEREALRLIEITNSNRKTPQPPSAAARPPAASAAAQAAAAARPVPPARGGNAA; from the coding sequence ATGTTTGAGTTAATTCAATCCGGCGGCATTATGATGTTTCCGCTGATCTTGAGTTCGATCATTGCGGTCGCCATTATTATTGAGCGTTTTATGTCGTTGCGCGTTGGCAAAGTCGTTCCTGCTGAAGACATGGAACGCGCCCGTAAACTTGCCAGCAGTCCGCGCTTGCTGGATGCACAAATTGATGAATTACGCAGCAGTTCCTTGATGGGGCGAGTCTTGGCAACGGGGCTGGATAGCCGTGAATTACCGCGCCACATTATGAAAGAAAACGTTGAGGAAGCCGGGCGGCACGCCGTACAAGAGCTGGAGCGTTACCTGCCTGCGTTGAGTACGGTCATTACTATTTCACCGATGATGGGTTTGTTGGGAACCGTGTTGGGGATGATCGGGGTGTTCAGCGCGATTAATACCGCAGGGGTGGGCAACCCGCAACAACTCGCAGGCGGCATTTCCGAAGCCTTGATTACTACCGTGGCGGGTTTGTTGATTGCGATTGTGACGCTGGTGTTTGAGCGTTATTTTAAGGCGCGGGTCGATGGTTATGTAACCACGATGGAGCGCGAAGCCCTGCGTTTAATCGAAATTACCAATTCCAACCGTAAAACCCCGCAACCGCCTAGTGCTGCTGCGCGTCCGCCTGCGGCAAGTGCCGCTGCTCAAGCTGCCGCCGCCGCACGGCCTGTACCGCCAGCACGCGGGGGGAATGCCGCATGA
- a CDS encoding ExbD/TolR family protein, which yields MKFRTRERRESTVDLTSLIDVVFMLLIFFMVTTTFDKNAELKIELPTASNVAAASTEEKLDLLIDGQGRYYINGREVLNSKPETLFQAMSQTLDGMQNVPPLVISADASVNYQAVVTAMDIAGRLGLTNFSMATTESARKP from the coding sequence ATGAAATTCCGCACCCGTGAACGCCGTGAAAGCACCGTCGATTTAACATCGTTGATTGACGTGGTGTTTATGTTGTTGATTTTTTTCATGGTGACGACCACGTTTGATAAAAATGCCGAGTTGAAAATTGAATTACCGACCGCTAGTAACGTTGCGGCTGCGTCAACCGAGGAAAAATTGGATCTGTTGATTGACGGGCAAGGGCGGTACTATATCAACGGGCGCGAAGTGCTGAATAGCAAACCAGAAACCTTATTTCAGGCGATGAGCCAGACTTTGGATGGAATGCAAAACGTGCCACCGCTGGTTATTTCAGCGGATGCGAGTGTCAATTACCAAGCCGTTGTGACTGCGATGGACATCGCGGGACGACTGGGTTTGACGAATTTTTCGATGGCGACTACTGAGTCTGCCCGTAAACCTTAG
- the msbA gene encoding lipid A export permease/ATP-binding protein MsbA has product MTTPQTTGWSVYRRLLGYSLKYWPYLLLAVVGLVAGAITQPLFAWILGPLLDKAILQKDASVIQWLPLGILGIFLLRGAAMFLSGYYMGLVGRKVTQVLRDQIFSHMLRLPIPFFETTPSGKLLAYVSYYTDQVANASIRGVTSLVQDSVTVLGLLGLMFYQSWQLTLGMMFVVPFIALIVVYVTRRMRRLSHKVQDSVGDVTQISHEMIRGYKIMRIFNGQAYESQRFHEANVQNMALQMKRMVTELLSTPVVQFMVALALAAMVYLATRESTLETLSPGTFMSFIMSMILLLTPIRNLTQLNLQLQTAIAAGEGIFGLLDSPPEPDNGTRTLSHCQGAVRLQDINFVYPGTDKAVLRNITVDVKPGEKIALVGKSGSGKTTLVNLLPRFHDVSSGVITLDDVPLAELQLANLRAQIAYVGQDIVLFNDSVRNNIAYGDMRGMPDDAIKAAAEAAYALEFIEKLPQGFDTLIGDNGVTLSGGQRQRLSIARAILSPAPVLILDEATSALDTESERHIQAALERLLANRTTFIIAHRLSTIENADRILVMHDGAIIESGQHAELLALGGQYARLHAMQFRDETPV; this is encoded by the coding sequence ATGACAACACCCCAGACTACCGGCTGGTCGGTTTATCGACGGCTGCTTGGTTATTCGCTGAAATATTGGCCTTATTTGCTGTTGGCGGTGGTGGGTTTAGTCGCAGGGGCGATAACCCAGCCGTTATTTGCGTGGATTCTGGGGCCATTGCTGGATAAAGCCATTCTGCAAAAAGATGCTTCAGTGATCCAGTGGTTGCCACTGGGTATTTTGGGTATCTTTTTGTTACGCGGAGCCGCGATGTTTTTATCCGGCTATTACATGGGGCTGGTCGGGCGCAAAGTCACCCAAGTTCTGCGCGATCAGATTTTCAGCCATATGCTGCGTTTACCCATTCCCTTTTTTGAAACCACTCCATCCGGTAAATTGCTGGCTTACGTCAGTTATTACACCGATCAGGTGGCAAACGCGAGCATTCGTGGGGTGACTTCGTTGGTGCAAGATTCCGTGACGGTGTTGGGGCTGTTGGGGTTAATGTTTTACCAAAGCTGGCAATTGACCCTGGGCATGATGTTTGTCGTGCCGTTCATTGCATTGATTGTGGTGTATGTGACGCGGCGGATGCGGCGTTTGAGCCATAAAGTACAGGATTCGGTAGGGGATGTGACTCAAATTTCCCACGAGATGATTCGTGGCTACAAAATCATGCGTATTTTTAACGGGCAAGCTTACGAATCCCAGCGTTTTCATGAAGCCAATGTGCAAAATATGGCATTGCAAATGAAGCGCATGGTGACGGAATTACTCAGTACGCCCGTGGTACAGTTCATGGTGGCGTTGGCATTAGCGGCGATGGTGTACCTTGCGACGCGCGAATCGACCCTCGAAACGCTCTCTCCAGGCACGTTCATGTCTTTTATTATGTCGATGATTTTATTGTTAACGCCAATCCGTAACCTGACGCAATTGAACCTGCAATTACAAACCGCGATTGCAGCGGGCGAAGGCATTTTCGGCTTATTGGACAGCCCGCCAGAACCCGATAACGGCACGCGCACTTTAAGCCATTGCCAAGGTGCAGTGCGTTTGCAGGACATTAATTTCGTGTATCCGGGAACCGATAAAGCTGTATTACGCAATATTACTGTCGACGTTAAACCGGGCGAAAAAATTGCCTTGGTGGGGAAATCGGGTAGTGGTAAAACCACGCTGGTTAATTTATTACCGCGCTTCCACGATGTCAGTAGCGGGGTAATTACGCTGGATGATGTGCCGTTAGCCGAGTTGCAACTGGCGAATTTGCGGGCGCAAATCGCTTACGTGGGGCAAGACATCGTGCTGTTTAATGACAGTGTGCGTAATAATATTGCTTATGGCGATATGCGCGGAATGCCTGACGATGCGATTAAAGCTGCTGCTGAAGCCGCTTACGCGCTGGAATTTATCGAGAAATTGCCGCAAGGTTTTGATACGCTGATTGGCGATAACGGCGTGACTTTATCCGGCGGGCAACGCCAACGGCTGTCGATTGCCCGTGCTATTTTATCCCCCGCGCCCGTTTTGATCTTGGATGAAGCAACTTCCGCACTCGATACCGAATCCGAACGTCATATTCAGGCCGCGCTGGAACGCTTACTTGCAAACCGCACCACCTTCATTATTGCCCATCGGCTTTCTACCATTGAAAACGCAGACCGTATTTTGGTAATGCACGACGGTGCCATTATTGAGTCGGGGCAACACGCCGAATTATTGGCTTTGGGCGGTCAATACGCACGTTTGCACGCCATGCAGTTCCGTGATGAAACGCCAGTTTGA
- the lpxK gene encoding tetraacyldisaccharide 4'-kinase, whose protein sequence is MKRQFEQWLLEVWYGQRWLAKYLLLPLTALYCLLNALNRWQQQRQQIQHPVPVIVVGNLTAGGTGKTPLVIWLVELLRQAGYQPGVVSRGYQRQAAGLGDEPLLIMQRTSVPLVVDHERNRAISTLLQQHGCNIVIADDGLQHYRMGRTLEICVVDGQRQWGNGWCLPAGPLREPVTRLQSCDFVVVNGTTMQMRGETLVALTGNITQPLSALAGQQVHAVTGIGNPQRFKLMLEAAGLLVTLHPYPDHHAFTGEELQFDDDLPVLITEKDAVKCREYAIPNAWYLPVEAVLADGFAQAVLSRLQGVPHG, encoded by the coding sequence ATGAAACGCCAGTTTGAGCAATGGCTGCTGGAGGTTTGGTACGGTCAACGGTGGCTGGCTAAATACCTGTTATTACCGTTAACCGCGCTTTATTGCCTGCTCAACGCGCTGAATCGCTGGCAGCAACAACGTCAGCAAATCCAGCATCCCGTGCCAGTCATTGTGGTGGGCAACCTGACCGCTGGCGGGACGGGTAAAACCCCGTTAGTGATTTGGCTGGTTGAGCTATTGCGTCAGGCGGGGTATCAACCGGGGGTGGTGAGTCGCGGCTATCAACGTCAAGCCGCTGGGCTGGGCGACGAGCCATTGCTGATTATGCAGCGTACTAGTGTGCCGCTGGTGGTTGATCATGAGCGCAACCGTGCGATTAGCACCTTATTGCAGCAACACGGATGCAATATTGTGATTGCCGACGACGGTTTACAGCATTACCGCATGGGGCGCACCCTCGAAATTTGTGTCGTCGATGGGCAACGCCAATGGGGAAATGGCTGGTGTTTACCCGCAGGTCCGTTACGTGAACCGGTGACGCGCCTGCAAAGCTGCGATTTCGTGGTGGTTAATGGTACAACCATGCAGATGCGCGGTGAAACCCTCGTGGCTTTGACCGGCAATATTACCCAACCCCTGAGCGCGTTGGCAGGGCAGCAGGTTCACGCCGTGACTGGTATCGGTAATCCGCAACGTTTTAAGCTGATGCTGGAAGCCGCTGGCTTGCTGGTTACGCTGCATCCCTACCCGGATCATCATGCGTTTACTGGGGAAGAATTGCAGTTTGACGATGATTTACCGGTGCTTATCACCGAAAAAGATGCGGTAAAATGCCGCGAATACGCTATTCCTAACGCATGGTATTTGCCTGTTGAAGCCGTTTTAGCCGATGGTTTTGCGCAAGCCGTGCTTTCACGTTTACAAGGAGTCCCTCATGGATAA
- a CDS encoding Trm112 family protein, which produces MDKKLLEILACPVTKGPLIYDKAKQELISKSARLAYPIRDNIPVMLEEEARPLTQEEVEQLAE; this is translated from the coding sequence ATGGATAAGAAATTGCTGGAAATTCTCGCGTGCCCTGTGACCAAAGGCCCGCTGATTTACGATAAGGCCAAACAGGAGCTGATCTCAAAATCTGCGCGTTTGGCATACCCAATTCGTGACAATATTCCGGTAATGCTCGAAGAAGAAGCCCGCCCTTTGACGCAAGAAGAAGTGGAGCAACTGGCTGAATGA